The DNA segment AAGCAAACTTTAATTATGACTCCCTTTTCTCAGATTATTTTAAGGAAATGGTTACAATGGATTTTGGTGAAAAAATGCGAAAAAAAGGCATTTTAGAAAAGCTGTTTTCAAAACTGAAAAAGAGAGATAGGTATGAATAAAGCCAGTAATCCAAGAGCATTATAATAGGCCCATCCAAGTGGTAAAATAAGTCCCATTTAAGAAGGAGGTAGACACTATTCTAAAAATAAAAAAACAAGCACAATCTATTTATGCTTTTAAAGAAACTGGAGGAGAAGTGCTTAATTTCCAAATAGAAAAGGATTGTTTGAAACTTTTTTCTGGGGAAGAAATTTTATGTGAAATAAATGATGAAATAATTTCCAAACGGTATTTCAAAATTAAAAAAGTTAAATTATCTGATGAGAAAGTTTGTATTTTTTGTCATGATGGTGTTTACGATTATTTATTGATCTCATATACGGGGAAAAATTTAAAATATACATTGGGAGAAGGTGTGGCGGATTTTCTCGTCTTAAATGATGCAGCTTATGTTATTTATTCAGAAGAAGGTAAGTTTGGGAGTGAGGAGAATTTACCCATAGCACAATTAGGGCTTATTAAAATAGATATATTTATAGGAGAAATTACTGGGCTCTTGGATGACTGCATATTAGAAACACTCATTGATGTACATACAATGAGCTGTAATAATAAAACTATACGGATACTGTGTTATGAAGAAAATGATAATGACTTCACTTTAGACTATGATTTAACATCTAAAAAAGTTCAGAATAAAGTCATAATAAATTATACTGTGGATGGATTGTTGAGCGCGGGAGATAGTTTTTACGCTAGATATCAGAATCATATTTATCAGGTGAATGAAAGTATGGAAATTACGAAAGAAATCATTATAGATAAAAAAGTATATGATGAGGCATCCTCACTAAGTACCGGATATAGTGAAGTAGTTTTATAAAGCGAAAATGAATTCAGCATTGTACAGCTTTCTAAACTTTGAAGAAAGTCTATAGGGAAGAATTAGCATTAAAAATAAATAATCATTAATAGGGAGAAAATAATGTTAGACAAAAACCAATCATGTATCACAAAAGACGAATATTTATTCTCCTATCAAGAAGACTATGGCATTACTGAAGCAGATCATATGTGAGAGCAAGAATTACAAGTAGGAGGGAGATAAGATGAATAAAAAAAATAAATCTTGGAAATATTTTAAGTTAAGTTTATGCTTTTTGCTAGTAGTAATGGTAAATGTGTATTATTTATGGGAGTTACCAGGGTCTCGATCTATCATAGAGGTTAGTGTAGGTTTCATTCTGCTTGCAAATATATTTATGTTATTTGATTTAATTGAAAAAATGAATAAAAATAAAAAAATTCAAGGTTATCTTCAAACTATTTGTATAAGTATGTTTGTAATAGTTATTATAAGTTCATTTTTTTTATATTAAATTTTAAGGAGAAAATAAATATGCCTGATGTTTTAATCTTCCTGTTAATAGCAAATCTAATAATTTTAATCTATTTCCAAGTGTTTTCAGATAATACCCTTAAAAAATATAGAAATACATATATAATGACCGTTTTTTTGATTGTTTTTATGATTTTTGGATTATATGAGTACTATGCTATTAAGGGATTGTTTAATTAGTAAATTATTGATAGCTTTTTTGATCGAAATCTAATACGATTTATACCAACTAAGAAAGATGAAAAAATAGGTCCGCATAATTTTTCAAATGAACTACTAAAACGTAATTAAGGAGAAAACCATTGGATGCAAAACAATTACTCAAAAAATTAAAACATACTACCGAAGAAGCTCAAATGCTAAAAATTATACCAAAACTAGGCAAATACGCAAAAGGAAAAACAGTCGAAAATGCTCTAGTGGCTTCATCAAAATCGAATAGTGAAAAAGTCAGAGCCGCTTCGATAGATGCTTTACTAACGAATCCCCATAAGCGCATCAAGAAATTAGTAATGGCTCATATAAATGATACAAATGAGGTTAAAATGAAATGTTTTGAATATCTCGGCTATCACAGAATGAAGCAAGCAGAACCATTACTTTTAGCACATTTAAACGATGCTGATCATTGGGTTCGATATTTTGCAGTTTTAAATATTGGGGATATGAGTTCTTATGAATTGATAGAGAATGTGGAAAAACATTTAGAAAACGAAAATAATGATGTGGTTAGATCTGGAGGCTATTTAACCTTATACTTATTAAGTGAAACAGATGCAGACATGGAGTATAACAGACAAAAGCTCATAGAACTACTGAATTCAACAGATGAGGAAGCTCGATTTGTAACCATTAATACACTAACAGATATAGGGGCACATTTTGAAAAAGAAAAGGTAATTCAAGCGTTTTCTGAACGGTTAGAAATTGAAAAAGATAAAGATAATGTAGCAGTTTTAAAATGGGGAATTCGTGTATTGAAGTATTATAGATAAAAGCTTTTGGGAAAAAGAATACACCATTACCATCTGTTTTGGCAGAGAAATAGGATAAGGGGTATGAAAAATTAAGGCAAAAAAAACGTGTTTCTCCATTTTTTCCATCTGAGCAAATTTTACTTTAGCTAATGGATATTTAGAAATAGCCGTATTAGCCATTGATAAAAAGCTCGATGTGGATGTTAGTTGGTATGAGGATGAGGAGTATTGCTCTGTCGAAATAACTAAAAAGAGATTCAGTAATGGATTAATAAAGAATTATAGAAATTTTTCTTAGATGATATAGCACAACAAATTCAGCGGGGAGCTAGGAAATGAATATTCTCATTGGTTTAAGTTGTCTTATATTAAGCATATTAATATTCGGTATATGTTTTTACATTGCAGGAAAGGCAAGCAAAGAAGTAATTGCGTATATTTGGGCATGGCTTGGCATAGTTTTATCTTCTATAGGACTTATTATGTTCTGGATAATAGCTTAAAGCTTAAAGCTGAAAAAATTTAAAATCATATTTCAGCCAAGAGAAAAAGGTAGTCTACATTTTAGAAAAAAGTATTTCACGCTGGAATATCAAAAACAAATAAAAACTAGTTACAACATAGAGAGGAGATTATTCAATTGCTGTTAACAATGTATATATTTCTAGTAATTATCTGTTTAGTAATTTGTCTTAATTTAGAATCGAAAAAGCAAAAATGGAGTAAAGTTTTGTTTTGCTTAGTGTTTGCTCTGGGCGTATTTTTTACAATACGGATAGGCGATTTATTTTTATAAAAAACAGTGATCAATATTGAATGCTTTAGCTGATTGTCTATCTAAAAAAAGAAGGTGAACCATATGTTGAATAGAGAACAAATAGAGATTGTCAGAGCCGAAGATGCACTCGAGTATGGAAGTGACATAGGAATCGATGGAGCGGACCAAATATATATTTACTATTTTAAAGACCCGGGAAAACTGTTAGAGCAAGATGTGGTTGATATTTGCGAAGCTTTTGGCGAATATATGATTTCTGCTTATTTTTTGAATGATGTGGATGGTCCTTATGAAAAATTGCAAGGAGACGAAAAAGGCGGATATAAAAAAGTATTCTTGCATGGGGAATCGCAACAACTAAAACGAGAAATGTTTCGTTTGTTTATAGAAGGTGATTATAGTCCATATCTGAATAGGCTATTTTTATTTAAACAAAAAATAGAATTAGATTGTAGAAAACAAATCGAATTAGAAGATGGCATGGCTATTATCGCCCCTATACTCGATGTTAGAGCGATAGGTATATTTTCAAAAGGGATAGATTTGGTGCGGCTTTTTCAACAGATTACTAATACAGAATTACTGGATACTATACAAGAAACAGGAGCAAAATCTCGATTGATTGAGGATCATAATGAAAATTTGAGAAATGAGATTGGGTACTTAGTTGACTATAAGACGGTATTACCAAAGCAAATTTTTAAAAAGCCGGAGTTATATGATTTTTATTTTACCTATTTCTTTCATTGTTATGAGGATGACTTCATAAACGACTTAAATAAAATTGGACAACTGCTTAAGCAAGAAAGTGTCAAGTTGTTTACGCCACATTCTTATTATGAAACTATAAGAAAATTTATTTTTAAAAAGATAAAACAAATAGATGTTCCATATGCTGAATTAAGTACAGGTATAACGGAAAAGGAATATGGTGAAATTTTATTGTGTAGAGAGAGAGAAAAAATGGATTTTACGGATTTTGATTATTTATACTGGTACTTTAATTCCGACTGTTTTATTTTTGGTGATAAAGAGAGTGAAATTAGTATTTTGGCAATTAAAAAATCTCTTTCCATCAAAAATCCACTTGAAAATTGGAAAGAAGTAGAGTTGTTCGCGGCGAATCCAGGAGAAGAATGGTGTCCATGGCTAAAAGATGAGGAGAAATTTTTAGCAGAACTGATAGCTAATTATCAATAGAGATGACAATAACAACCATTTTTTAGTATTAGAACAGTAGACGATAGCTTACTTATGGTAGGGGGGATTTAGTGGAATATCAAATGTTAAAGAAATCTAACGTAGCAGAATTGAAAAATTTTTATAATAATATTCAGAACAAGTTTCATGTGGAGGCTAAAATACCAGACCAAATCTTTCTTGAACCAAATGAAGTTTATGTCTTTGATTTATGGGATTTCTTAGATGAAAACGTACAGTATTTACTTGATTTTACTAAAAAAGCTAATGGTGATGAGGTGCTATGGCTTCCCAAATATAATAACATTTATGCTAACGAATATATGTACATCAATGCGAGGATGAACAAAATAAATTTTCGACAACTATGGGACGACAATAAGCTAACTATTTTTTTAGAGCAAGGTTGCATGTTTGATATAAGTGGGGATTGGATAAGTTATTTTGATTTAGAAGAGCATTTAGCTATTTTAGCTGTATATAGTGGTGACATTTCTCTAAACGACTTTTCAAAAGCACCATACACCAAAGAGAAGTTCTTAGTAGAGTATTTAATGATCCCAATTGAAAAAATAGATAAAAGCACAAAAAATTTGATGGAAAATTATAATGAAAAATTTGTAGATGTTTTTCTGAAGAATTACTTTTAGCATAATTTAAGATAAGGATGCGGCTAAAATAGTATGATTTTTAAAGAGATGGGAATATTTTAGGGAAGTGAATGAAAACAAGAAAAGTGACATATTAAAAGACCTAATAGTGTATTTCAATTATGAAATTCGAGGTCGGAGGGACTATAATCAATGCTAAAAATAAAAAAACAAGCGCAATCTATATACGCTTTTAAAGAAACTGGGGGAGAAGTACTTAATTTCCAAATAGAAAAAAACTGTTTGAAACTTTTTTCTGGGGAAGAAATTTTATGTGAAATAAACGATGAAAGAATTTCCAATCGGTATTTCAGAATTAACAAAGTCATATTGTCGGATGAGAAGATTTGTATTTTGTGCAATGATGACACGTATAATTATTTATTTATCTCATGTATGACAAGGGAGACGTTTAAATACAAATTAGGTGAAGGTGCAATCGATTTTGTTCTAGTGAATGATGAAGCTTATATTATTTATTCAGAAGAAGGCATGTTTGGGAGTGAGGAGAATTTACCTATAGCAGAACTAGGACTTATTAAAATAGATATATTTACAGGAGAAATTACAGGGCTCTTAGATGACACCATTTTAGAAACGCTCATTGATGTAGAATCGATTAGCTGTAATAATAAAACTATACGGATACTGTGTTATGAAGATAATGGTGATGACTTCACTTTAGACTATGATTTAACATCTAAAAAAGTTCGGAATAAAGTCGTAATAAATTATACTGTGGACGGATTGGTGAGTGTGGGAGATAACTTTTACGCTTGCTATCGGAACCGTATTTATAAGGTAAATGAAAGTATGGAAATTACGGAAGAAATCATTATAGATAAAAAAGTATATGATGAAGCATATGCAATAAGTACCGGATATAGTGAAGTAGTTTTAGAAAGTGAAAATGAATTCAACATTGTCCAGCTTTCTAAATTATAGAGGAATAGCTGTTTTAACG comes from the Listeria welshimeri serovar 6b str. SLCC5334 genome and includes:
- a CDS encoding HEAT repeat domain-containing protein, whose amino-acid sequence is MDAKQLLKKLKHTTEEAQMLKIIPKLGKYAKGKTVENALVASSKSNSEKVRAASIDALLTNPHKRIKKLVMAHINDTNEVKMKCFEYLGYHRMKQAEPLLLAHLNDADHWVRYFAVLNIGDMSSYELIENVEKHLENENNDVVRSGGYLTLYLLSETDADMEYNRQKLIELLNSTDEEARFVTINTLTDIGAHFEKEKVIQAFSERLEIEKDKDNVAVLKWGIRVLKYYR